In Pseudomonas fluorescens NCIMB 11764, a single window of DNA contains:
- the cysD gene encoding sulfate adenylyltransferase subunit CysD, with protein MVDKLTHLKQLEAESIHIIREVAAEFDNPVMLYSVGKDSAVMLHLARKAFFPGKLPFPVMHVDTRWKFKEMYAFRDRMVEELGLDLLVHVNPDGVAQGINPLTHGSAKHTDIMKTEGLKQALDKYGFDAAFGGARRDEEKSRAKERVYSFRDTKHRWDPKNQRPELWNVYNGNVNKGESIRVFPLSNWTELDIWQYIYLEGIPIVPLYFAAERDVIEMNGTWIMIDDERLLNHLSDEDKARIVKKKVRFRTLGDYPLTGAVESEATSLTDIIQEMLLTRTSERQGRVIDHDGAGSMEEKKRQGYF; from the coding sequence ATGGTCGACAAACTGACGCATCTGAAACAGCTGGAGGCCGAAAGCATCCACATCATCCGCGAGGTCGCCGCCGAGTTCGATAACCCGGTGATGCTGTACTCCGTCGGTAAAGACTCCGCCGTGATGCTGCACCTTGCGCGCAAGGCATTCTTCCCGGGCAAGCTGCCGTTCCCGGTGATGCATGTCGACACCCGGTGGAAGTTCAAGGAAATGTACGCGTTCCGCGACCGCATGGTCGAAGAGCTTGGCCTTGACCTGCTGGTGCACGTGAACCCCGATGGCGTCGCGCAGGGCATCAACCCGCTGACCCACGGCAGTGCCAAGCACACCGACATCATGAAAACCGAAGGCCTGAAACAGGCTCTCGACAAGTACGGCTTCGACGCCGCGTTCGGTGGCGCTCGCCGCGACGAAGAGAAATCCCGTGCCAAAGAGCGCGTGTATTCCTTCCGCGACACCAAGCATCGCTGGGACCCGAAAAACCAGCGTCCAGAGCTGTGGAACGTCTACAACGGCAACGTCAACAAGGGTGAATCGATCCGCGTTTTCCCATTGTCGAACTGGACCGAACTGGACATCTGGCAGTACATCTACCTCGAAGGCATCCCGATCGTGCCGCTGTATTTCGCCGCCGAGCGCGACGTCATCGAGATGAATGGCACCTGGATCATGATCGACGACGAACGCCTGCTCAATCACCTGAGCGACGAAGACAAGGCGCGCATCGTCAAGAAGAAAGTCCGTTTCCGCACACTGGGTGACTACCCGTTGACCGGTGCGGTCGAGTCCGAGGCCACCAGCCTGACCGACATCATTCAGGAAATGCTCCTGACGCGAACTTCCGAACGCCAGGGCCGGGTCATCGACCACGATGGCGCAGGCTCGATGGAAGAAAAGAAACGTCAGGGTTATTTCTAA